A single genomic interval of Gossypium raimondii isolate GPD5lz chromosome 11, ASM2569854v1, whole genome shotgun sequence harbors:
- the LOC105803745 gene encoding protein FMP32, mitochondrial, translating into MAVMAACKRVGQFGPNSYSWMIGGGVSRFEGLVVSPTIPPSAIRLLASPTLFSQWRHCSQLVKSNGKRLFLIDTLALVRRLEAEGLPSKQAEAITAAMTEVLNDSLENVSLSVVSKFEMQKSEMTQESNLSKLKSEVQSSQELHFSVLQHENEKLRNDIEKMRSELRHEIDKVTAGQRLDLNLERGRIRDELSNQSAGTSNLTNKLDREIHALKAHLEAAKYDLIKYCIGTLVSISAVGLAVVRVLL; encoded by the exons atggCCGTAATGGCCGCTTGTAAACGCGTGGGTCAATTTGGACCCAATTCGTATTCCTGGATGATAGGAGGAGGAGTTTCCAGATTTGAAGGACTTGTTGTGTCCCCCACCATTCCTCCCTCTGCGATTCGATTGTTAGCTTCTCCCACTCTATTTTCACAGTGGAGGCACTGTTCTCAGCTCGTTAAATCTAATGGAAAGCGACTGTTTCTCATCGACACTTTAGCTTTG GTTAGGAGATTAGAGGCGGAAGGTCTGCCTTCGAAGCAAGCCGAGGCAATAACAGCAGCCATGACTGAAGTTTTGAATGACAGCTTAGAAAATGTGTCTCTTTCAGTTGTTTCCAAGTTTGAGATGCAGAAA AGTGAAATGACTCAAGAATCCAATCTGTCGAAGCTCAAATCAGAAGTTCAAAGCTCTCAG GAGCTACATTTTTCTGTGCTGCAACATGAGAATGAGAAACTTCGAAATGATATAGAGAAGATGCGCAGTGAATTAAG ACATGAAATTGACAAAGTCACAGCGGGGCAACGATTAGATTTGAATCTTGAAAGAGG GAGAATAAGAGATGAGCTTTCAAATCAGAGTGCTGGAACATCTAACCTGACTAACAAACTCGATCGG GAAATTCATGCGTTAAAGGCTCATTTGGAAGCTGCAAAATATGACTTGATAAAATACTGCATTGGTACACTGGTTTCCATATCTGCTGTTGGTCTTGCTGTAGTTCGTGTACTGTTGTAA
- the LOC105803746 gene encoding uncharacterized protein LOC105803746, giving the protein MERNREEERKQNLEKENKEGNENENGTVKSCKGFLFYSSALKSHNRDPLCIGIPRSLPQVKSHNVGLAEVKANRNSAVVEDFSFVCAGYSLFMSKNEGSITKDGTKPQLPHCRGLAYLQHLAPPNPNPASAPAHVHSKGDHGVHQHQTRKSTYAVEDDFLNRFTRKANLIASRVARDMCRVGNNIKNNVEDILFSSRRPPK; this is encoded by the exons atggagagaaaCAGAGAAGAGGAGAGGAAAcaaaatcttgaaaaagaaaataaagaaggaaatgaaaatgaaaatggaacaGTAAAATCATGTAAAGGATTCCTGTTTTACTCTTCTGCTCTAAAATCCCACAATCGCGACCCTCTTTGCATCGGCATTCCTCGATCTCTTCCTCAAG TAAAAAGCCATAATGTTGGACTAGCTGAGGTAAAAGCTAATAGAAATTCCGCTGTTGTTGaagatttttcatttgtttgcgcTGGATACTCTTTGTTTATGAGCAAGAATGAAGGTTCAATTACTAAGGATGGCACCAAACCTCAATTACCTCATTGTCGTGGCCTAGCG TATCTGCAGCATTTAGCGCCTCCTAATCCCAATCCCGCTTCAGCTCCTGCTCATGTTCATAGCAAAGGAG ATCATGGTGTTCATCAGCATCAAACTCGCAAATCCACTTATGCAGTAGAAGATGACTTTTTGAACAG GTTTACAAGGAAAGCGAACCTCATTGCCTCGAGGGTAGCTAGGGACATGTGTAGAGTGGGGAACAACATTAAAAACAATGTAGAGGATATTCTATTCTCAAGCAGAAGGCCACCAAAGTAA